In the Xyrauchen texanus isolate HMW12.3.18 chromosome 47, RBS_HiC_50CHRs, whole genome shotgun sequence genome, caatgatggttttctgcacaactgtcaggtcagcagtcttccccatgattgtgaattcaactgaaccagactgagagaccatttaaaggctcaggaaccctttgcaggtgtttagctgattagagtgtgacactttgagcctacaatactgaaccttttcacaatattctaattttctgagattctgaatttggggttttcataagctgtaagccataatcatcaaaattatatcaaataaaggcttgaaatatcttactttgcttgtaatgagtctatataatatattagtttcaccttttaagttgaattactgaaattaatgaacttttgcacgatattctaatttttcaagtttcacctgtatcacCCAGCTGAAAACTAGACTGGCAGTACCTGCTGTGTTTGGAACATAGAGGTAATGAGAAGACAAGAGGGGGTCTTTAGGACTGTGTGTCCTTCTGTCGCCCTCATTTAGTGGCCCAAAAGAGGTCTCGTCCCACGGAGAACCTTCTCTGGAGCAAAACGGAGATATTTGCGCACTGGAGCTCAGACTCTCACTCTGagacacaaagacaaaataattttttttattaatatgcatTATGGTAGAATGTGTTGTACACCCTTTCAGCTGGGCCTTCAAACATACCGTTTCACTTTCTATGGATGTGACACGTTTGCTTCTTTTCGCCGGGGGATCttcctccttctcctcctcctccttttctCTCTTCTTCAGATTGGAGACGGGTGACGTCTGACCCTGTGTGATGCCATCGGGCATGTGCCCGCTGTACACCATGAGCAGGGGTGTCTGTGGGAGGCCGGGCAGGTATGTTAACGGGTGCTGGGTGAACTGGGCAGGTACAGGCAGAGATGCATACGGGACGTCGGCTTGAAAGGGCACTGCCAGTGATGCACTGCTGTTCACGATCTTCCTGGAATAATCAACCGGCTCATCTGATAATAAACACAAACCATCATGTTAAACTTCAAATTCTTTATGTAGCATTATGCTACAGCGTTCATTTCGCCTCTCACCTGTGGGATCTCTGTGAGGTGTGCTGGGGGCGGAGTTTATCAGTCTTCGATTGACAGGAGGGGTGGGAAGGACCTGAAATGACGCGTGACGTGCCATCTTCTCTCGTCGTTCTCCAGAAGCGCTCGTCTGAGTATCTGACATGAAAGTGCCAGTCGTACCGTTGCTGCCGTAGAAATCGGCGGGTCCGATCCACTTAAAGACGGGTTtgcggcttttctcttctctcaCGTGAAGTTTCTTTATCAGATTCAGGCTGGTGAGGACGTTGGCGATGTCATACAAGCGGCGTACCTTAGCTAAACAAAGAGCAAAATTGACCGTGTTCAATCAATGAAGAAACCAATAATGTCATATAACATGCTCTTGGTAATGATGTTTAATGTCTTACTTTTATATTTGCTGTGGCTGGACTCATCCTGACCCTCCTCGATCAGAATCTTAGCAGCCGTATCCAGGGTAACGGTCTGTGTTTTGGACACCAGGAACAGCATGACAAACTTCTGGCTCATGATGCGGAGAGATTTATCTTTCCTTCGGCTGGATGCTGCTGTATGAGAGAGAAACAAACCATGTGATTTAGATGTCAGTCTATGTATAGATGCTTTAAGGAACCCAGAAACCTATAGACTAGAACCTTAAATGTCCAAAGATCCATACAGTCAACTCAAAAAGTGTTCTGGACAAGAAGCTGCACAGAACCACAGAAGAATTCTTATTTTTAAGAGTGAAAGTTTAATCTTTGCCattaactgaatattttaaagaagAAATACACTTGCGGTCTTTAAGTTTTGATTgcactcctacacacacacacagagagagagagagagagagagagagagagagagagagagagagaataaataaAGGAAGAATGCTTAATTTGACTGGCAGAAGATAATCAGAGCGCCTGGTTAAAAAGGAAAATATCATTGTATGGTAAATTGTGTGTTCGAGCGAGTCTTGCCCTCCTGAAATATGCTTTCATTAGGACAGAAACCCGTTGCTTAGCGACAGCAGTCACATGGGAAAAGAAGCCGGCAAACACAATAACCACATTAAACGAGGACCACAGAGCATAAAAAAAGGATGTAATTTCTTAAGTCATCAAAACTCATGGGATATGCAATGGTAATATTTTCATATTAACTTACAGTATAACAAAGCAATATCCctgaaatcaaacaaatattaATCAGATGATAATTAATTCAATTATAGTCCACATTAAAAATAGTGAACAGACACACAACATTTTCTCCATATTAGGAATGCACAATTTTTTTGCCCCATactgattaattaatttaataatttaagctGATTTTATCTGATTTAATGGAAtaatatgttatatgttatagtCCGAAATatccacaaaaatgttttttttttttttttaagctaatttacttatttaattttctacctgattaaataaatgtatctgatttaattgaattatttaaGATGATTTTAtctgatttaattgaattatttaaGATGATTTTATCTGATTTAATTGAATTACTTGTATGTTAtgatcaaaaatgttttattttattttttatataaaaaaaaaaaggtgaatttAATAATTTACTCCTGATTTATTAAACGATTTAAGCCCTAAAACAATAAATTGGATTTAACTAAATCATTTGTATGTTATTTTATGGCAAAGACAAAAACtctttgtaatttattatttaaagtgaatttaattatttaagatgatttaatttaatgtaatattatgGCATAAAATTCTACACTTCATATTTCTAAGTTAATTgaatttaatcatatattttaacaccttattaatacaattatgtaAGCTGATGTTAtctgatttaattaaattatttgtgttatattgtggcataaaaaaaaaaacttcactttTTTGCGCTTTGAATTACTGGTGACCACGAAATGTGCTGAATAGTAATAAACTTGCCTAATAATGttcccttttttatttgaatttagtaTATGCTTCAAGAGAAGCATgcatcaaaacattaaaatatacagcataaaatacaaaaagtatCTGCTTAGTACCTTTTACTCTAGTGCCATCTCCTCAAATAGGGGAAAATACATCTTGACATTACCCCCTTCTAATGTCGACCATATTCAACATTGCAGATAAAATACTGCCGATGAGAAACAATAAAATACTGATGAGAAATAAGTAAAGAATGATTTAATCATGCCACTCCTAAAAAACCATATTAGACTATAAACATGTGCCCTGCATACGGGGGCTGAATAATGAGTTCACTCCTCAATCTGCGAGATCTTTGCACCCCTCAAACATAGTCTGTGTTCTGTGATGGGATTAAACCTGTGATAAGCACAAAGAGCAGCGAACAAAGACCTGGTAACCAGTGTTGTGATGCTCACGCTGTTAACGCATCACCTATTAATGGAGCACATGGTATCCCCACGTGAGAGGGCAACtgtccctatatatatatatatatatatattctcccaATTtagaaagcccaattcccaaagcgctctaagtcctcgtggtcgcgtagtgagtcgcctcagttgcctctgcatctgagaccatcaacccgtgcatcttatcacgtggcttgttgagcgcgttgccacggagacatggtgcgcgtggaggcttcacgccatccgccctcaactcaccacgcgccccaccgagagcgaacgacattatagtgaccacgaggaggttacccctatgtgactctaccctccctagcaaccgggccaatttggttgcttaggagacctggctggagtcactcagcacgccctgggattcaaactagtgaaCCCCAGGgttggtagccagcgtcttttaccactgagctacccagacccccttgTCACTATATTTCGAACGTATCGAGAGGTACATAAATATTTTAAGGAATCATCCAAATGAGCGTATATGCAATATAGGCAGATGTTCTCACACTTAATAAACTCTTATACCTGTAGAAATATAAAAGGTACCATGCATGTTCTGTGTAAGGTGGGCAGCGTACGGGCTGGTTCCGTCACTCGGATCCATCTGCAGATGGTAGCCCTGCTCTCGGCCCTCCCGGTGGAGTTCCTGCAGGGTTTGGGGCAGCCGTGATCGCCCGTGCCAGACGTACAGGTTCTTGGCCATTCTGCTTACCAGCATCAGGGACTCCAGCACATTCACAATGTCGTAGATACGCCGCCTCTCCACACCTGTGTCGCACCAGAGAGTTCACACCCCAACATTAGTCATTGATTgagtatatttgttttttggcTAAATCTGCAGGAACATGGTGGTTCATGGGGGTTCAGGTCTCTTACCCAACCGAGTGGCGACCACATCCAGAGAGATGTtgatgctttcagaggctttggGGTAATCGGGGTACAAGGCCAGAAATTTCTGACACAGAAGCCCCAAACTCTTCTGCTTGCGACTGGGTCTTCTCTCAGAATCATCTCCACCGTCGTCTAACGTTTCAAACTAAGACAAAGACAGTTTTACtgtttaaacaattaaaattaaaactagATATGTATGGTTTGATATTTAAGAGTTTTAAATCACAACCATTCTTTGGCCTGTTTGACCATTCCTTTAGTGTTCTTCTATGGGATTTTAGGGATATCTGATCCTCCGTTATGGGAAAATCGTGAGTCGGATTGGTAAGAAAAGTCAGAGTAACCAGAGTTAGAACAGGCTGTAGGTCTGTGCCAAAGTTGGTGGACATAGCTTGAAAGCTTTACGAGTTACAATTGGATATGTTGGTATTGGTTTAGGGATTTATTTTGCTTAAAGTCAATACTTGGAAAAAGCCAACACGGATGGAGGTCACTGGACGCATGTAACTGTTTAGGAACTTTCCAAACATTAAACTAATTTAAGTAAATGTATTCTCCTCATACCTGACATGAGTCATCAAGTTCTTCCTCATTCTCTACAATTTTCTCTTTGATTTGGATGGGCCTGAAGAGGGACTTTGTCATCTCTCTGTCATGAATGTCTGGGATGGCGGCGCTGATGAGCACCTTCAGGTTTGCTGTGGGGGTCAAGGGGTCCGTATGGGCCCTCTcaggatgtttgttgggggtgaTATGAGGAAAATCCGGACTTGAGACTCTTCTGTGTCCAATGATGGCTGTTGTCACAGAATCTGACTTCAGTGGGGTCATTTTTCTTCTGTCCACACAGACGTTCTCCTTCAAAATAAAGGTAAAAATAGTAAACGTGTAAATACGTGCACAAATTATTGTATAAGTGAAGTAATAAAAAACATAACatgctataattacatttagatcATCTTACTTTCTGGTCATTTATGTTGTCACTTTCATATTTGCCTGTCTTAATCTTCCTCACACTAACCAGATCCTTCAGAGATAAACACTTCATCTCCatctacaaacaaacaataaGTCATAATCAGCATACTTAGACTTTTAGAATACttgcaaatatttttctttaatattaatattattttagctAATACTTAAATGATCATTTCTCATGCATTTGACTATGTatgaatgaataataaataatgaacaaTTTATAACAACTAATAACATTAACATAAAAGctgatcattagttaatgcacattaAAATAGGTAAATGCATAATGTCAAGATACTTTGATTAATATTATTCATTTCTGAATATAAATTAACTTATCTATGAAGCACTatatgatttgtatttatttattattgaataAATTACTAATTAAAGTTATTAGATATTATAAGTTTTACTACTCTACAGACCCTAGtgtattacatattatattaggTATTATACTAATACATTATTAATGAGGATATTcctatatattaataataatgacctGATTTGATGATGGTGGAAAGATTTTGgcgcaaagtttttttttttactaaaccaATCCGAGCCTCAGAAGGTCAAACactataattaaacattttacactCACATTCAGATATATGTTATTGGAACAATCCTGTATacgtttatattttattttagattatatTGTATAAGTTCAGCAGCATATATGTTGCAATACTATATACTAACTAACCTATGCAAAtcctgttatttatttaattttttccagatTATTTGAATGCCATTAGAAGCCATCTCATGGTAAAATCGTTAAAGTAACCAatgagtttaaataaataaatgtaattaatttaaatgtaatcatgacgtcagtcagatagacagacatatctCTATATTCTTACCTTAGACTCCCCTTCTTGAAATAAAATACACTAAAAACCGTAAACAAATCCAGTGCAGGGTGATCCTCCTTAAATAAGCATAATTCCCCTTGTGATTTATAATCCTCCCCCGTTAATAATCCTCTTATTTCAGCTGGTAAGTGCTGAAATAGCCGTTGTGCTGCTTGAACTCATGAATCCCCCGCTAAAGCTTGTTTTCTGGCGCTCTGAAGAAGTTCCCACTTGCTCAGCCAATCACGACGGCGCTATGCAAATATATCGACGGTGGTTGGCTAAACGAGGATAGAATTCTTCAAAGCGCCGCGTGTAGCCAATCAGAGGAGTGCTTTGACCACGCCTCTGTGGAGTTGTTGGCGGGGCTGTGGGCGCGCTCGAGACGCGCTCTTGAACTGTGGTTTATTCCAGGCGCACGTAACTATCGAAGTCGCCGCCTACACTCAGCGGGGACTTAATTAATCAACAGAAATCATTAATTGACGTCATATAGATGGCGAACGCCTCATGACAGCTTTACATGACAAGCTCAGGCAAGAACAAAGGTGAGAACACACCAGGTGGGGTTTTGGCGCGACTGAGAGTGTTCTCGCGGGAAGGAGTGTAATATGAGAGGACCTGCCCTCAGGATATACCCCCACACCCTCAAACTACCGCCAGATAATGGTACTCTGAACGCCATAGTTATAAAATAATaccttaatttaatatatttcacAGTCTAACCAACTTTCACGGAATAAACacctttttaaattttcaacGGACAACATGTTATATTGGAGtatggagttatatatgtgccacaattctgcacgcgcaaaattatattttcagcgCACAAACAATTCTGCGCGTGCAAGATCACATTTTGAGcttacaaaaagttattttgcacacgTAAAATGATATATTGAGTGCACCAAAAAAAATTCTTCTTGCAAAGATGCATTCATTTTGAGCAAATGAAAATCAATTTCGAGCttcaattttatttgaatatCAATTGGCTCATAATTCTTACATTTTGCTTTCTCCTCCTACCCACtctgtaggtcctcgtggtggtatggttactcacctcaatccgggtggcggaggacaagtctcagttgcctcttctgagactgtcaatccacgcatctgatcacgtgatcagtgcatgacaccgcggagactcacagcatgtggaggctcatgctactctccacaatccacgcacaacttatcacGCGCCCCATTGAGGGCGAGAACcgctaatcacgaccacaaggaggttaccccatgtgactctaccctccctagcaaccgggccaatttggttgcttaggagacctggctggagtcactcagcacgccctggatttgaactcgcgtcACTAGGGGTGTTAATCAgcgtgtcaatactcactgagctacccagaccccgaTTATTGAGCACTTTAAATTTCTTATCACATTTCAGCGTTTGAAGATTAAACGCTTGATGTGATGAACACTTGCATTCTGCAGTTTTACGAAAGTTAAGACAAGGATTTTTGATAGTAAATGCAATAGGATCCCTTCGAGTGTCTTGGCTCTAAAGTATGGGACATCATTATTTTGAACAAAATACGGTACGGGGCAATACGTGACTGTTGGCAACGTGTTTAGATGGTAGAATGGCGACAGGATGGTTGATGTCTTGACTGAGCCAAACTTTGGAAAGTTTGTCAAACATGGAAAAACGAGATTGTATTACGTTAGATTCACGGTTTATGTGAAAAAATGGTGGAAATTATACAAAATTGCCAGCTACCAATAATGCTGATAGTAGTTGAATTTGCATTAATTCTTCGCCAAAATCCGAAGGACTGATTTATGTGTCcaaatcatagactgtaaaaaaagatggacgacgccccttcgctcttttccattggtgagaactgaagccgccagtgtccggatatggcgctgacatcttgggacttgagtctgcgcagttgtgatttcgggaccagatctgcgcagtagtgagcaggaagtaaagctgcaaaatcaaggccccgccctcactctcgctgaatcaatcgcaagcacacgcccctgcacttttgacttatgacggtgtgaaataattaattatagaaatttagatattaaatttaaagctcaatctctcagtcctccgaagatcccgaaaaaaagtcagttggtgcttcagtgactacttcactcagagaacctgtcaatcacagctgtcaatcatgatgtcacagcaccatcACAGTTTTTATAGcatctaaaaacaaacttattttgaaaacaaacacttgaaatgacatcaacgtgatagaaatgacagtaaatgacagaaactatctttggaaaaaagatatgtgaagtgtaatttaaatgtttagttggtctcacgtcccgttgaataacatggggaggcggggtttatgacctacactaggaccagtcaccggggggcgatcgagacgttttggcttcacttttgagggtttgtgcggcacacttggtccaAATACATTTAGGGGCCACTGTACGTCTTTGCTATGGGGTTTAATCATCGAAGTTGATGATGTAACACATTATGATTGGTATCATTAAACAGCAAAATTCAGGGCTTGTGCCATGTAGGTCAAAAAATTCCAGGAAAAACCCAGTGAATGGAGTGTGAACTGGAGACAGATGGATGGAGAATCTAGTGTCTCTGAAGACAGACTGAAGTGTTCCCTGGTGACAGTGCAAAAGAGAGAGTAAGTGAGTTTGAGCTTTCAAAGAGAGGCAGAGGAACTCAAGCCAGAACCAATTTTGAATATTAAGAGGCTGTTTCACATCCTGCTTTTAGCAATACAGCTGAAAGCCTGTAATTTACCTTTAATCAGAGTGATCGCTGATTATGCTCCTTGTTCTATAGGACCTCACAAAATGATCAAATGTCATTTCAAAACAATTTGACAAACAGTTCTTTCAAGTATGACTTACTTTTCTTGATCAGAGAATCTGCAAGAAGTTGgggtgtccaaatactttataGGGCAACTGTACAtaggtggtggtggtgttgttgGTTGGTTACAAATGATGAACCAAATATGGTAACTGGAAAAAATAAGTGAATCAGTCATTTGGGTTGACCAATTTGTTTTTCAACAGTTGAGTCGATTGCATTTGGTCCCTCCCAATCCTAAATATGTGTTTACATGGGcggctgtgtctcaggtggtagagcgggtcggccactaattgcagggttggtggttcgaatcccggcccacatgactccacatgccgaagtgtccttgggcaagacactgaaccccaagttgctcccaatggcaggctagcaccttacatagcatcTCTACCGCCAttgatgtgtgaatgggtgaatgagtcacaatgtaaagcgctttgaataccgttaaggttaaaaaggcgctatataagtgcagaccatttaccatctacATTACTTGCCAGTCTTTGTGGGCATTTACACAGAGGACAGATCAAACTGATATAAACCTGCGACAGTCTCTTATATTAACAAGACTCATTTCATAATTCAGAGTTGTAATGACAACATTCTTTAATCAGCATTTACACATTTAACTAATGtgttgattaattaatttcattctGCGGCGCAacacaaaaccaaaaataattagtTAATTATCAAAACTTAGATACATTACAAAAGGTAGGAATCCCATTTAAAGCCTTACTCGTGCCAGAAGTAACCAAACTACCCATGAaacaaacccatttgactttgaCAAGCAAACATAATAACAGATAATTATTATATGTTGGTAATGATGAGTGTTTATAGTCATGATCAATCATCTCTCCATCACTCTGACTGCAGTTATGGTGCGATGAGGCTACGTTTGCATATATCAGTCCTATGATGCGGTTGTGGCCTTCTGTAGCAGCTGAATCATGATGGGATACACAGGCGCAAACTCCTTCCCCTGTCTGGCTCGCACAGACTGCACGTATGCCTCCAGCGCACCCCTACAACAAAGGCAAGATGCATGCATTTGAGTAGCACTTTAGCTGAACACACAAGCAGCTGTAATCTCTCCAGATCACCATTAGAGGGTGCTGATGATGCACTAAGAAATGCAATTCAGGTCTGAACAGCAAGGTGTGCAGACCCCAGCTACGCATTGTGCATTTTAGGGTTTCTAACCAAGTCTTGCCAAtgaaacataaacaacaaactaaACCAGTAAACAGTTAAAGCAAAAGACCATTAGTGGGTAAGTCTCAAGAAAGTTGTCAAGAAAATAtataggtcatatttcaccccaaatgaAGCCTAGTTTAGGACCATTGAGATTtagtttgcattgtgacattattttcacaacaattaagcacatttgccCCCCCAAACTCATCTTTatgacattaataaataaatgattgataTGCTATCATGGTAGCATTTGTTGTACTGCCActgatttaaaagaaaaagtttaTTAGTCAGTTTATTAGATGTATTTTATAACAGAGATTCACCATTGAAAATATGGACACATTGTCAGGAATAGGCTTCATTTCCTTTATGCAAAATATCATTTACTTTATAAataatcccctttttctccccaatttggaatgcctaattcccaatatggtctatgtcctcgtggtggcgtagtgactcgcctctcagttgcctccacgtctgagacgtcaatcttatcacgtggcttgttgagcgtgttaccacggagacatagcacgtgtggaggcttcacgctattctccgcggcatccatgcacaactcaccacgctccccaccgagagcaagaaccacattatagcaaccacgaggaggttaccccatgtgactctaccctccctcgcaACCCCgcaaatttagttgcttaggagacctggctggagtcactcagcacaccccgaATTCAAACTtctgactccagtggtggtagtcagcgtcagtactcgctgagctacccaggcctcccatAATTTACTACTTTTAATATTTGGGTCAAATGTGACATGTCAAGGGTGAAAATTGGTATTTTCAAGCTGCAGTTTTGAACCATGAGTCTTACCTAATCAGTGTGAGACGGTCCTTCTCAGATGGGTGGTCATCCAACCACTGAGAATAACGTGAGATTGACCACTCCGCTCTCTGTGTTTACAAGAGAAAGCCGTATTAGTGTGCTGCATAAAAGCTCGACAAATCCACCCATGCTGAAGCTATTTTAGGGAAGCCTCATTTCACAAATATGTCCCAAAATACCCTTTCCTGTCCGAGCACTCAGAATGAAAtgtgtcatttagcagatgctttcatcTAAAGCTGCTTACAGTAGGTCAATCATAGAGACAGTCGGGATGGGGCAACTTGAGGTGAATTGCCACGCTCAAGGGCATAATAAACGGGATGTGACCTCAAAACATCCTGCTTGCTAACACTTGAATCTAAAACCTCATTCCCGGAGGCTCTCTAACCGATCGCtctgcattagtgtgtgtgtgtgtgtgtgtgtgtgtgtgtgtgtgtgtgtgtgtgtacctggtgTGGTGATTTGAGTTCA is a window encoding:
- the LOC127639282 gene encoding transcription factor E2F7-like, which codes for MEMKCLSLKDLVSVRKIKTGKYESDNINDQKENVCVDRRKMTPLKSDSVTTAIIGHRRVSSPDFPHITPNKHPERAHTDPLTPTANLKVLISAAIPDIHDREMTKSLFRPIQIKEKIVENEEELDDSCQFETLDDGGDDSERRPSRKQKSLGLLCQKFLALYPDYPKASESINISLDVVATRLGVERRRIYDIVNVLESLMLVSRMAKNLYVWHGRSRLPQTLQELHREGREQGYHLQMDPSDGTSPYAAHLTQNMHAASSRRKDKSLRIMSQKFVMLFLVSKTQTVTLDTAAKILIEEGQDESSHSKYKTKVRRLYDIANVLTSLNLIKKLHVREEKSRKPVFKWIGPADFYGSNGTTGTFMSDTQTSASGERREKMARHASFQVLPTPPVNRRLINSAPSTPHRDPTDEPVDYSRKIVNSSASLAVPFQADVPYASLPVPAQFTQHPLTYLPGLPQTPLLMVYSGHMPDGITQGQTSPVSNLKKREKEEEEKEEDPPAKRSKRVTSIESETSESLSSSAQISPFCSREGSPWDETSFGPLNEGDRRTHSPKDPLLSSHYLYVPNTAGLNGLNFLMPAGHTQGGVPAIAVPYFLVPSPLIAGAFSASNADGGTSSGLSFSVPTVLSSAQFVMAGGAFGVTGVLETMNSPEHHGYRASPPTLSPKGPRQESPQPKQTQTPSTPKEAALGSKSFFETPGAFGSLSTPPAARKRGSAQRRLDIGHPTAN